A single region of the Malus sylvestris chromosome 8, drMalSylv7.2, whole genome shotgun sequence genome encodes:
- the LOC126631565 gene encoding patatin-like protein 2 — MERTTSIPLQPPTYGNLITVLSIDGGGIRGLIPGTILAFLESELQKLDGEDARLADYFDVISGTSTGGLVTAMLTTPDENNRPVFAAKDIKDFYLTEIPKIFPQNTCWLFPYITKIIKSLTGPKYNGKYLHSLVRQKLGEKKLHQTLTNVVIPTFDIKNLQPTIFSSFEVKHKPSFDALVSDICIATSAAPTYLPAHYFETKDHNGNVREFNLIDGGVAANNPTLVAIGEVTKQIIRGSPDFFPIKPMDYGRYLVISLGTGSPKAELKYDAHDAAKWGLLNWLTSGGSTPIINVFSHASADMVDLNLSVVFQALHSEKNYLRIQDDKLHGDVSSMDIATEKNLDNLVKVGEGLLKQPVSRVNLETGKFEACNHETNEEALIRFAKLLSEEKWLRLAKSPQGQCTAKPN, encoded by the exons ATGGAAAGAACCACTAGCATTCCCCTTCAGCCCCCAACTTATGGAAACCTAATCACTGTTCTAAGCATTGATGGGGGTGGAATAAGAGGACTTATCCCAGGAACCATCCTTGCTTTCCTAGAATCTGAGCTTCAG AAGCTGGATGGTGAGGATGCAAGACTTGCCGactattttgatgtgatttcaGGAACAAGTACAGGTGGTCTTGTGACTGCCATGCTAACAACTCCAGATGAGAATAACCGTCCTGTATTTGCTGCCAAAGATATAAAGGATTTCTACCTTACTGAGATCCCTAAAATCTTCCCCCAGAATAC TTGTTGGTTGTTTCCTTATATTACGAAGATTATCAAAAGTCTAACAGGACCAAAGTACAATGGGAAGTATCTGCATAGCTTGGTTAGGCAAAAGCTTGGTGAAAAAAAGCTCCACCAGACATTGACTAATGTTGTCATTCCTACATTTGACATAAAGAATCTCCAGCCCACAATCTTTTCTAGCTTTGAG GTGAAACATAAGCCATCTTTTGATGCCTTAGTCTCAGACATATGCATTGCAACCTCAGCAGCACCAACTTATCTTCCAGCTCATTATTTTGAAACCAAGGACCACAACGGAAATGTTAGAGAATTCAACCTAATCGATGGTGGAGTGGCTGCAAATAATCCG ACTTTAGTTGCTATTGGTGAAGTGACAAAGCAAATAATCAGGGGGAGCCCGGACTTCTTTCCTATCAAACCTATGGATTATGGACGATATCTAGTCATATCATTAGGAACTGGCTCACCAAAAGCTGAATTGAAATATGATGCACATGATGCTGCTAAATGGGGCTTATTGAATTGGTTAACCAGCGGAGGCTCGACACCGATCATCAATGTTTTCAGTCACGCAAGTGCTGATATGGTTGATCTGAACCTTTCTGTGGTTTTCCAAGCCCTTCACTCGGAGAAAAATTACCTTCGAATTCAG GATGACAAGCTGCATGGGGACGTATCTTCTATGGATATAGCAACAGAGAAGAATTTGGACAATCTTGTGAAAGTTGGTGAAGGCCTATTGAAACAACCTGTTTCTAGGGTTAATTTAGAGACAGGAAAATTCGAAGCTTGTAATCATGAGACTAATGAAGAAGCTCTTATAAG GTTTGCAAAACTACTCTCTGAAGAGAAGTGGCTTCGTCTTGCAAAGTCGCCACAGGGTCAATGTACTGCAAAACCCAACTGA
- the LOC126631563 gene encoding patatin-like protein 2 — protein sequence MSSLFSQMERARSFLQSPTYGNLVTVLSIDGGGIRGIIPGTILSFLESELQKLDGEGARLADYFDVIAGTSTGGLVTAMLTTPDEHDRPLFSAKDINAFYLEHCPKIFPQDSAPLFGKAVDMVKAMTGPKYDGKYLHKIVKEKLGDKRLNDTLTNVVIPTFDIKRLQPTIFSSYEAKKNSSIDALLSDICIATSAAPTYLPAHHFETKTSTGETREFDLIDGAVAANNPALVAIGEVTREVHQGNSDFSFSMRPTDYGRFLVVSLGTGSAKCEEKYHANDVAKWGLVAWLTSGGSCPLVDVFTQASSDMVDFHLATVFQALNCEKSYLRIQDDTLEKTVSSVDIATEENLNNLIKVGEKLLKKPVSRVNLDTGVFEPAHQSTNEEALVRIAGILSRERKVREMRSPHGKGAVTSSN from the exons ATGTCTTCTCTTTTTTCTCAAATGGAGAGAGCAAGATCCTTTCTTCAGTCTCCCACTTATGGAAACCTCGTCACTGTTCTTAGCATTGACGGAGGTGGTATCCGAGGGATTATCCCCGGAACTATACTCAGCTTCCTGGAGTCTGAGCTTCAG AAGCTGGATGGTGAAGGTGCAAGGCTAGCAGATTACTTTGATGTGATTGCAGGGACTAGCACAGGTGGCCTCGTGACTGCCATGCTTACTACTCCAGATGAACATGATCGTCCCTTGTTCTCTGCTAAAGATATTAACGCTTTCTATCTCGAACACTGCCCGAAAATCTTCCCCCAGGACAG CGCTCCACTATTTGGTAAGGCCGTGGATATGGTAAAAGCTATGACAGGACCAAAGTATGATGGGAAGTATCTACATAAGatagtgaaggaaaaattaggAGACAAACGATTGAACGACACATTGACTAACGTTGTAATCCCAACTTTTGATATAAAGCGGCTCCAACCAACCATCTTCTCCAGCTATGAg GCCAAGAAGAACAGTAGCATAGATGCTTTACTCTCGGACATATGCATTGCAACTTCAGCAGCCCCAACTTATCTTCCAGCACATCATTTTGAAACAAAAACTTCCACTGGTGAAACAAGAGAATTCGATCTCATTGATGGTGCTGTCGCTGCTAATAACCCG GCTTTGGTTGCTATAGGCGAAGTGACGAGGGAAGTCCACCAGGGAAATTCCGACTTCAGCTTTTCCATGAGACCAACTGATTATGGTCGGTTCTTAGTTGTATCGTTGGGTACTGGTTCAGCAAAATGTGAGGAGAAGTACCATGCCAATGACGTAGCTAAATGGGGTCTTGTGGCATGGTTGACCAGCGGAGGTTCTTGTCCACTGGTCGATGTATTTACCCAAGCCAGTAGTGACATGGTAGATTTTCACCTTGCCACTGTTTTCCAAGCTCTTAACTGTGAGAAAAGTTATCTCCGAATTCAG GATGATACATTGGAGAAGACAGTGTCTTCGGTGGACATTGCTACGGAGGAAAACTTGAATAATCTTATAAAAGTCGGAGAGAAATTGCTGAAAAAGCCTGTTTCTAGGGTGAATTTGGATACCGGTGTATTTGAACCAGCCCATCAATCTACAAATGAAGAGGCTCTCGTAAG GATTGCTGGAATTCTGTCTAGGGAGAGGAAAGTCCGTGAAATGAGATCACCACATGGAAAGGGCGCCGTAACCAGCTCCAACTGA